A genome region from Pirellulales bacterium includes the following:
- a CDS encoding HD domain-containing protein: MTSEKTRRKIATEAARLLCSRQETDCYRAKLRAARQIIGGWARPLDLPTDQEIRDEVLAWSRMFDGSQSAERLARRGAAEPLDRFLLYEMLLWPLEHIKQNPKWHPEGDALYHSLQVFELARDALPYDEEFLLAALLHDVGKAIDPHDRVATGLAALDGYISERTAWLIASHEDAAALRAGTLGARGRRRLLEHESFEELELLAQCDRRGRQCGAPAPEVHEALDYVRDLAAMCG; the protein is encoded by the coding sequence ATGACGAGCGAAAAGACGCGGCGAAAAATCGCCACCGAGGCAGCGCGGCTCCTCTGCTCGCGTCAAGAAACCGATTGCTATCGCGCCAAGCTCCGCGCCGCCCGGCAGATCATCGGCGGCTGGGCCCGGCCGCTCGACCTGCCGACCGATCAGGAAATTCGCGACGAGGTGCTGGCTTGGTCGCGGATGTTCGACGGCAGTCAGTCGGCAGAGCGTCTCGCGCGCCGCGGCGCCGCCGAACCGCTCGACCGCTTTCTCCTTTACGAAATGCTGCTCTGGCCGCTGGAGCATATCAAGCAAAACCCCAAGTGGCATCCCGAGGGAGACGCCCTCTACCACAGCCTGCAAGTCTTTGAACTGGCGCGCGACGCGCTGCCGTACGACGAGGAGTTTCTGCTGGCCGCGCTCTTGCACGACGTAGGCAAGGCGATCGACCCGCACGACCGCGTCGCCACCGGGCTGGCGGCGCTGGATGGCTACATTTCGGAGCGCACTGCCTGGCTCATCGCCAGCCACGAAGACGCCGCCGCGCTGCGCGCCGGCACGCTCGGCGCGCGGGGGCGACGCCGACTGCTGGAACACGAAAGCTTTGAAGAGCTGGAACTGTTGGCCCAGTGCGACCGCCGCGGCCGCCAGTGCGGCGCGCCAGCGCCGGAGGTTCACGAAGCCTTGGACTACGTCCGCGACCTGGCGGCCATGTGCGGATGA